CCAGCGAGATAGTGCTGGCGCTGGCCGGCTTCCTGTCCCACGAGGGCAAGTTCAACGTCTTCGTCGTGGTGCTGGCAGCGACGGCCGGCTCGTTGGTCGGCGCGCTGGTGCTCTACTGGCTCGGCGCGGCGCTCGGCGAGGAACGGCTCAAGCGCTGGCTGGACCGGATCCCGCTGGTGGACCGCGACGACCTGGAGAGGGCCGACCGCTGGTTCGAGCGGCACGGCCGGTGGGCGGTGTTGATCGGCCGGGTGGTGCCTGTGGTCCGCAGCCTGGTCTCCGTCCCGGCCGGCGCCAACCGGATGCCGCTGGGCGAGTTCGTCCTCCTCACCACGATCGGCAGCGGGGTGTGGAACGCCCTCATCGTGGGTGCCGGTTACGCGCTGGGCAGCCGCTGGCAGGACGTCGCCCGCTACAGCGACTGGTTCAACTACGCCATCGGGGCGGTCTTCGTCGTGATGGTGGTCCTGTGGGTGATCCGCAAGATCCGCCGCCGTCGCACGCGCGACGACCGGCGGTCGGTGACCGCCGGTCGTTGAACCGCGTTCCGCTCAGCCGGGCAGCGCGACGGGCTGCTGGGGCCGGCGCAGCACCGCCTGCTCCAGCGCCGACCAGGCGGTCGTCGTCACCAGGTAGATCAGCGCCGCGAGCGGCAGCACCAGCGCCACAAGCACTGTCGTGAACGGCAGCAGGGGCAGCAGCCGGCCGAGCGTGGCGGCACCCGGGCCCTCGGTGGGCGTACCGGCCACCGTGCCGACCGCCGCCTGCGCCCGGCGGGCCCGGCGCGACGACCACCAGGCAAGCACCAGCAGCAGGGCCAGCAGGGCGACGAAGAGCGGTCCGGCCGCCCCGGCCAACCCGTCGCTCACGTGGTGGCCCAGCGGCACCCCGGCCAGCCGCTCGTCCAGCAGCCCTGTGCCGCCCTCGTCGGTGGCGAACAGCCGGTACAGCACCAGCAGGAACGGCGCCTGGAGCAGCAACGGAAGGCAGCCGGCGATCGGGTTCGCGCCGGCGGAGCGGTAGAGCGCGAACACCTCGCGCTGGAGGGCCGCCGGGTCGTCGGCGTACCGCTGCTGGAGATCGCGCACCTGGGGGGCGAGCGCCGCGCGGCGCCGTTCCCCGCGGACCTGCGCGACTGTCAGCGGCGCGATGAGCAACCGGACGGCGATGGTGAGCAGCACGATGGCGGCGACGGTCGCCGTGCCATCGGCGAACGGTTCGAGCAGATCGGTGAGCCAGGACAACGCGGTGCCGGCGGCGCCGACGACGCTGTGCAGTGGTGCGAAGGCGAGCATGGGAAACCCCTCGGTCCGATTCCGGTGGGTCCTCCCCCGGCGGCGACCGCCGGCACGGAGGACCGGTGACTGCGGGATCGGCCGCGCGGCGGTGTGGCGCTACGCGGCCGAGGGGCGTCCGGGCGCGCGGGGGCGAGGTCGGCCGGCGGCGTCCGGGTCGATCTGACGGGGAACCCGGCGACCTCGGGCGCGGGCACGCAGCCCGGCCCAGCGTCGCGCGACGCCTGGCGCCCCCGCCTGGCCGACAACGTGCGCGGCGAGCAGCGCGGTGAACAGGACCAGAGCGGTCAGGGCGGCCCCCGCCAGCAGGTCGGCCGGGCGGTCCGCAAGCATGGTGAGCTGGGCGAACGCGGACATCCACGCGACCCAGAGGAACCCCAGCGGCACCGGCACGGGCTCAGCATAGGACCCGCTGTCGCGCCGTCCGGCCGAATCGCGATCGCCCCGACCGGCTCAGCCACGCGCACACGGGCCAGTAGTGGCCGACACGCGCGGGCCGCGCGCCGTTCCACGTTTCCGGGCGTTGCCACTGTGGGTAACCATGCGGCCGACCGACGCGGACGGACCGCGAGAGGCAGAAACGGACGGTGGTGTCGCGATGACGGGCCAGCTGGCGGAGGCATCCAGCGGGACGACCGCGGGAACCGATGTGCTCACCGTGGGTGTCGAGGAGGAGTTCCTGCTCGTCGACCCGCACACCGGAGCCGCGGTGCCCGCCGTCGACCTCGTGCTGGAGCAGGTGCCGGCGGAACTGCGCGGTCAGGTGGAGCGCGAGTTCCAGACCAGCCAGATCGAGATCGGCACTCCCCCCGGCCTCGAGCTGTCCTCGATCCGGCACTCCCTCGGCGTACTGCGTAAGGCGCTGAGCGACGCGGCCGAGCGGGCCGGCGTACGGCTGCTGGCCATCGGCACCGGCCCGGTGGACGGCCCGGTGCCGCCGGTGGTCGACAAGCCCCGCTTCGACCGGATGATCGAACGGTTCCGGCTGCTCGTTCCCGGCCCCGGCAACAACGGCATGCACGTGCACGTGGGCATTCCCGATCCGGAGACCGGCGTGCAGGTGCTCAACCACGTCCGGCCGTGGTTGCCGATGCTGCACGCCCTCACCACCAACTCGCCGTTCTCCCGTGGCGAGGACACCGGCTACGCGAGCTGGCGCTCGGTGGAGTGGGAGCGCTGGCCGTCGGTGGCGCCGACGCCCTGGTTGGAGTCGCACGAGCACTACCAGCGGCTGATCCGTCAGTTGATCTCCAGCGGGGTGATGCTCGACGAGGGGATGCTCTACTGGTACGCCCGGCTGTCGGCGAAGTACCCGACCGTGGAGCTGCGGATCGGCGACGTCTGCCCGACGGTGGACGACGCGGTGCTGGTCGCCGCGCTGGTCCGGGCACTCGTGGCCACCGCCATCGCCGACGTCGAGGCCGACCGGCCGGCCCTGCGGACCGACCACCACCTGCTGGTCGGCGCGCACTGGCGGGCCGCCCACGACGGCCTGGAGGGCGACGGCGTCGACGTCACCACGGGCGAGCTGCGCCCGGCCTGGGAGCTGCTGGACGGGTTCGTGGAGCGGCTGCGGCCGGCGCTGGAGCAGCACGGCGACTGGGCGGAGGTGTCCGACCTGCTGGGCGGGCTGCGCCGCCACGGCACGGGCGCGGCCCGGCAGCGCGCCGTGTACGCCCGTACCGGACGGCTCGTCGACGTGGTGCAGGACGTGGCGCGACAGACCCGCGGCTGAACGCGCCCGTGACAGGATGATCCCGTGGCGCAACGACTGATCGTCATCGGCGGGGACGCCGCCGGCATGTCGGCGGCGTCCCAGGCGCGACGCCGCCGTGGCAGCGACGACCTGGAGATCGTGGTCTTCGAGCGGGGTCACTTCACCTCGTACTCGTCGTGCGGCATCCCGTACTGGATCAGCGGGATGGTGTCCGGCCCCGAGGAGTTGATCGCGCGGACGCCGGAGACGTTCCGCACGCAGTACGCCATGGACGTGCGGATGCGCCACGAGGTGACGGCCATCGACCTGGAACGCCGCGAGGTCGTCGCCCGGGACCTGGAGGGCGGCGGCGAGGTCCGCGAGCGCTTCGACGACCTGGTGTACGCCGCGGGCGCGGTGCCGGTGCAGCCACCGTGGGCGGACACCGACGCGGGCGGCGTGTTCGGGATGCAGACCCTCGACGACGGCGCGGCCCTACGCGCCTGGCTGGACGCCGAGCCGCAGCCGCGCCGGGCCGTGGTCATCGGTGGCGGGTACATCGGCGTCGAGATGGCCGAGGCGCTGATCGAGCGCGGCCTCACGGTGACCCTTGTCGAGGCGGGCGAACAACCCATGGCGACGGTGGACGGCGACATGGCCGAACTCGTCGCCGAGGCCATGCGCGGCCTCGGCGTCACGATCCGCACCAGCCTGCCGGTGACCGGCCTGGAGCAGCGGGACGGCCGGGTGTCCGCGGTGGTCACGGCCGAGGGGCCGATGCCTACCGACGTCGTGGTCCTGGGTCTGGGCGTACGCCCGAACACCGCGCTCGCCAAGGCTGCCGGCTTCCCGATCGGGCCGACGGGTGGCATCCGGGTGGACCGCCGGCTGCGGGTGCCGGGACTGCCCGGGGTCTGGGCCGCCGGCGACTGCGTGGAGACGCTGCACCGGGTCAGCGGAATGCCTGTGCACGTGCCGCTGGGCACGCACGCCAACAAGCAGGGCCGGGCGGCCGGAATCAACATCGGCGGCGGGTACGCGACCTTCCCGGGCGTGATCGGCACGGCGGTGACCAAGGTCTGTGACCTGGAGGTGGGTCGCACGGGCCTGCGCGAGCGGGAGGCCGAGGCGGCAGGCTTCGAGTTCGTCTCGGTGGTGGCCGAGTCGACCAACCGGGCCGGCTACTACCCGGGCGCGCGGCAGATGACCGTCAAGTTGATCGCCGAGCGACCCAGCGGCCGGCTGCTCGGCGCGCAGATCGTCGGCTGGTCCGAGGCTGCCAAACGGATCGACACGTTGGCCGTGGCGCTGTGGAACGGCATGACGGTGGATGACATGACCGCGCTGGACCTCGGCTACGCTCCGCCGTACGCGCCGGTCTGGGATCCGGTGCTGATCGCCGCCCGAAAGGCGGTCGACGCGCTGGCCGCTCTCGACCGCTGACCCGCGTCCGCCGTGGAGGACCACCCCGTGACCCAGACTCCGACCAGGTCGGCAGCGCGCCGACGCCCGACAATGGTCGATGTCGCCCGGCACGCCGGGGTCAGCCTGAAGACGGTCTCCCGGGTGGTCAACGACGAGCCGGTGGGGCAGGAACTGCTCGGGCGGGTGCTGGCCGCCATCGCCGAGCTGGGTTTCCGGCGCAACGACATCGCGCGCAACCTGCGCTCGCGGCAGCTCAACGCCACAGTCGGGCTGCTGATCGAGGAGATCGCCAACCCGTTCTACGCCACCATCGCGAGCGTCGCGGCAGAGATCGCCGCCGCGCACGGCACCATGTTGATCACCGCCTCCTCCGAGGAGGACCCGGAGCGCGAACGCGCCGTCCTCCAGGACTTCACCCAGCGCCGGGTCGACGGGCTGCTTGTGGTGCCGGCCGGTGACGACCACTCGTTCCTGCGCCGCGAGGTCGAGCTGGGCATGCCTGTGGTCTTCCTGGACCGGCCACCGCAGGGGCTGCTCGCGGATGCCGTGCTGCTGGACAACCGCGGTGGCGGCCAGGCCGGGGTCGGCGCGCTGCTCGACGAGGGGCACCTGCGGGTGGGTCTCCTGCTCGGCGCGCCGAGCGTCCCCACCATGCGTGAGCGGCTGGTCGGCGCGCGGGCCGCGCTGGCGGCGGCCGGGGTCGAGCCGGACGACGCACTGGTCCGCGACCGCCTGATCGCTCCCGAGGACGCCGGTCGGGCTGTCGCCGCGCTGCTCGACCTTCCGGACCCGCCCACCGCGTTCTTCTGCGGCAACAACAGGCTCACCGTCGGCGCTCTCGCCGAGCTGCACCGGCGGGGCAGCGACGCGGCGTTGGTCGGCTTCGACGACTTCGAGCTGGCCCACCTGATGCCCCGGCCGTTGCGGGTCGTCGGGTACGACACGCGGGAGCTGGCCCGGGTAGCGACGGAGCGCCTGTTCCACCGCATAGCCGGCGACGACTCCCCGCCGTCGACCACAGTGCTCCCGACCCGCCTCCTCCGCCGCGGCCTGACACGCCCCTGACCCCCTCGCCCGGGTCGATCATGGAGTTGATCGACCCGGCAAGGGTTTAGCCCGCGACGGCGAGGAGGGCGTCTACCTCCGGCTTTCGGGGTGGGTCGGCGCCCCGGTGGGCGCAGGTCAGCGCCGCGACAGTCGCGGCCTGGCGCAGCACAGTGCTCCACTGCTGCTCGGTCACCGCCGCGAGCCGGTCGGCCGGCCGGTCACCGAGCGCGTCGACGTCGGCCAGCGCGGCCAGCAGGCCACCCGTGAACGAGTCGCCGGCGCCGACGGTGTCGACAACCGTGGTGCGTACCGCCTTTTGTTCGTGCAGCGCGCCGTTCGGGGCGAGCAGCAACGCGCCCTCGCCGCCCCGGGTGACCACTCCGCAGGCCACCCCGGCCTCGCGCCACTCGGCAAGCACGTCGCCCACCGAGCGGTCCGGGTAGAGCCAGGCCAGGTCCTCGTCGCTGGCCTTGACCAGGTGCGCGAGGCGGATCTGCCGGCGTGCCCGCACCTGCTCCGCGGCCCGGTCCGTGACGATGCTCGGGCGTAGGTTGAGGTCGATCGAGATGGTCAACCCGTCGCGGTCGCGTTCGCGGGAGAGCAGACCCTCCAGCACGTGCGCGCCGGGCGCGAGCGCGAGCGCGAGCGACCCGGTGTGCAGGGCCGTCGCCGACGATCCGGCCAGCTCGGGCAGCTCCTGCGGGGTCCACTGCCAGTCCGCCGTGCCGTCGAGCCGGAACTCGTAGCTGGCCTGCCCGGCCGCGTTCAGGGTGGCCACCGCGACCGAGGTGGGCTCCTCGGCGTGGACCGCCCACCGCAGGTCCACCCGGTTGGCCGTCAGGTGCTCGGCGATCTGCCGGCCGTACCCGTCGGGGCCGAGCCGGGCCAGCAGCCGTACCGGCTTGTCGAGCCGTGCCAGGGTGACCGCCACGTTCGCCGGGGAGCCACCCGGCACGGCCCGCTGCCCGTCGGCGGTGACCACCAGGTCGATGAGGGCCTCACCCGCGACCACGATCATGCGGTCACCGTGCCCGGGGCGAGCGGACCGGGGCCACCGAGCCCGTCGGCCGAGCGGGACAGCAGCACCGCCTGGTACGCGTGGTAGACGTCCGGCCGGCCGTGCCAGACCGTGTCGGCGGGCAGGTTCTCCGCGTCCAGCTCGTGCCGCCAGCCGGTGCCGTCGATGAGGTAGCGGCGCGCGTACGCCCAGAAGACCCGGTACCAGTCGGCGTAGACCGCGTCGCCGGTGCGACGGTGCAGGGTGATCGCCGCGCCGATGGCCTCGGCGAGCACCCAGTGCATCCGGGAGCGCACCACCGGCCGGTCGTCCCAGTCGATCGTGTAGACGAAGCCGTCGGCGCCGTCGACAGCCCAGCCGCGCCGCACGGCGGCGGCGAACAGGGTACGGGCGTCGGCGACCAGCCAGCCCGGTGGCTGCTGCAGGACCGCCTCCAACTCCAGCAGCAGCCGGGCCCATTCCAGCCAGTGGCCCATCGTCGAGCCGTACGGCCGGAACGGGTCGGCGGGCTGGTCCCGGTTGTAGTCGAGCAGTGGCGTCCAGTCGGCGGTGAAGTGCTCGGGCAGTCGCCAGTCGTGCCGGGCGGCCTCGGTGTGCACCAGGTGGGTGGCGATCCGCAGGGCCCGGTCGGTCCAGCTCGCGTCGCCGGTGGCGGCGGCAGCGGCGAGGAACGCCTCGACCATGTGCATGCTGCTGTTCGCGCCTCGGTAGTCCTCGGTGACCGTCCAGTCCCGGTTCCACGATTCGCGGACCGCGCCGGCGTCGTCGTCCCAGAACCGGTCCCGCACGACTGTCAGCACGTCGGCGAGCAGGCGGTCGGCGCCGGGTCGCCCGGCCCGGGTGGCGCTGGACGCGGCGAGCAGCACGAACGCGTGGTCGTAGCCGGCCTTGCGCTCGTCGGTAGGTGTGCCCTGCTGGTCCACTCCGCCGAACCAGCCGCCGAACCTGTCGTCGCGCAGCAGCGTGCTGAGCGCGGCGACGCCGTGGTCGACGAGGGCGGCGGCATCCGGGTCGCCGCCGGAGTGGGCGAGCGCTGCCACGTGCGTCATCCGGCAGGTGATCCAGGTGTGGAGAGGCTCGCCACGGTCCGGGGTGCGGTCGTCGGTGAGCCACCAGAACCCGCCCTCGGGGCGGACCGCGCGGCGGGCCGTGTCGAGCAGCGTGCGGGTCTGGTCGGCGAGGAACCCGTCCAGGTCGGGCAGGTCGGGCGACCCTGCGGGAGCGGGGGTCGTGGCGGCGTCGGGTCGGGGCAGGTCGGTCATCTCAGCTGGTCACCGTCGGGTAGGAAAGGGGCATACGGCCAGAATCGGCGGACGGACCGGGTTCGCGTCGGGAAACCCGCCAACGGGACACCGTAAACCGGCCTGTCGCGCCGGGTAAGAGCAAGAGGATCATGTGTACGATTCCTCCCGCCTCGCCCGTTGACATCGTTGTCAGGTCTCAACCCTGCTCCGACGGCCGGCCGACTGTCAATTGCGCCTGCGTCACACCCGCCTGGCTGAGCGACCACTCAGCGTCCTCGGCGTCGGTGGTCCCTGCCCGGCACGCCGCACCACGGGCCCCGCTCAGTAGTAGTCGTCGATCGGCCGACGTGCATCCTCGAACAGCGCCGGCCCCTCGTAGCGGACCGGAGGCAGCGGCGGGGTGGCCGGCTTGACCTCCTCGAACTGCTCGCCGGACAGGGCGTACACCACCCGGCCGAGGCCGGACCTGTCGATCGCGGTCGCGCACATCGGGCAGGGCTGGCAGCTCGTGAACATCGTGGTGCCGGCGGCCGCCTCCGGGGAGAGTTGCCGGGCAGCCCAGCGCGCCAGCTTCAGCTCCGGGTGGGCGGTGATGTCCGAATCCGAGACCACCGTGTTGTGGTCCTCGATCAGGACGACGCCGTCCGCGCCGACAAGCAACGAGCCGAACGGCCGTTCGCCCGCGGCACCGGCCCGGCTGGCGATGTCGACGGCGCGGCGGAGAAACGTCTCGTCCTCAGGGGTCATGAGTCCACGCTAGCCACAGTGGACCTGGCACGCGAACACTGTCGACTCGACACGGGCAAGGCCCCAGGATGACCGGATGGATCTGCCTGAGGGACTTGCCTGGATACGAGGGTCAGCGGGCGGCCGGGCCTGGCTGGCCACGCTCCCGAGGTTGCTTGCGGAGTGCGCCGAGGGGTGGTCGCTGCGACTGGGCCCGCCCTTCCGGTACGCGTACGCCTCCCTCGCGCTCCCCGCCGACCTGCCCGACGGCACGGCGGCGGTGCTCAAGCTCCAGTTCCCGGCCGAGGACAGCCAGCACGAGGCCCACGCGCTGGCCCACTGGGACGGCGACGGCGCAATCCGGCTGCTCGCGCACGACCCGCAACGGCACGCCCTGCTCGTGGAACGCTGCCGACCCGGCACACCGCTGTACGAGCTGCCGACGGACCGGGCACTGGACGCGGCGATCGACGTGCTGCCCCGGCTCTGGCGGCCGGCCGGCGCACCGTTCACCCCGCTCGCCGCGGAGGCGGCCGGCTGGCTCGACCGCATCCCCCGAAGCTGGGAACGGACCGGCCGGCCGTACGAGCGGCGACTGCTCGACGCGGCGTGCAGCCTGCTCGTCGACCTGGCATCGAGCCAGGGCGAGCAGGTGCTCGTCAACCAGGACATGCACGCCGGCAACGTGCTCGCCGCCGACCGCGAGCCATGGCTGGTGATCGACCCGAAGCCACTGAGCGGCGAACGGGAGTTCTCGGTCGTGCCGCTCGTGCGCGGTCAGGAGCTGGGGCACTCGCCGGCCGCCGTCCGGCACCGGCTCGACCGGCTCAGCACCGAGCTGGGGCTGGACACCGAGCGGGTACGGGGTTGGACGATCGGCCACACCATGGCCTGGAGCATCGACGGGGACGTCGTCTTCCCGCACCAGATCGAGACCGTCCGCTGGCTGCTCGACGGCGAGTGAACCTCCGGCATTGCGCCGATGATCGCGCTCGATCCAGGATGTAGTGGCCTCCGCGCTCCGACAGGCCACTACATCCTGGATCGAGCACGATCATGCCCACGGGAGCAGGCGGCGGCGGGCGGCGGCGGGCGGCGGCGGGCGGCGGCGGCGGGCGGCGGCGGGCGGCGGGCGGCGGTTCAGGCGGGTTGGCAGGTGCGGCACCAGTAGAGGTTGCGGCCGGCCAGCTCGCCTCGGCTGACCTCGGTGCCGCAGACGTGGCAGAGCCCTCCGGCGCGGCGGTAGACGTACACCTCGCCGCCGTGGCGGTCGACCCGCGGCGGCCGACCCATCGCCTCCGGCAGGTGCACGGCGCGGACCGTGTCGATCCGCCCCTGCCGCAGAGCGAGGCGCATCAACTCGACCAGGTCGGCCCAGAGCGCGTCCCAGCCGACTCGGGTCAGCCCTCGGCCCGGCATGGTCGGCGGCAGCCCGGCACGGAAGAGCGCCTCGGTCACGAAGATCAGCCCCGTGCCGGCCACCACCGACTGGTCCAGCAGCAGCGCCGCGAGGGGCGTCGGGCTGCGGGAGATCCGGGCGTACGCCCGCTCGGGGTCGGCGTCGGCGCGCAGCGGGTCCGGTCCGAGGCGCTCGCGCAGGGCGCTGACCTCGGGCGGGGTGAACAGTTCGCAGGCGGTGGGCCCGCGCAGGTCGAGCCAGTGCCTGTCACTGGCCAGCCGCAGCCGGAGCTGGCCGACCGGATCGGGCGGCGTCCCCGGCCCGTCGGTGAACTTTCCGTACAGGCCGAGGTGCACGTGCAGGGTCAACTCGTCGGCGTAGTGGTGCAGGAGATGCTTGCCGTACGCCTCGGTGCTCTCCAGGACGGTGCCGGAGAGGCGGGCGGCCCCCTCGGCGAAGCGGCCCTGCGGGCTGGCGGCGTGCAGCTTGTCCCCGGCGAACAGCTCGGCGTGCCGGGCCGCCAGGCGATGAATCGTGTGTCCCTCTGGCACGGGTGCCAAGGATAGCCAGCGCGGCGGCTGGGTGCGCCGCGCTGCGGCGTCAGCCCTGGCGCTGCTCCTTCAGGTCGGTCACGAACGCCGCCCAGGTGGCCGGCGCGAAGGTGAGCGCCGGGCCGGTCGGGTCCTTGCTGTCGCGCACGCCCACGACGTCGGGCAGGTTGTCGGCCACCTCGACGCAGTTGCCGCCGCTCCCGCCGCTGCGGGTGCTCGTGCGCCAGCGGGCACGGGCAAGGTCAGTCATGATGCTCCTCGATGATCGAAGTGATCATTTTCTCTGATTCTGCCTCACCCGACGCCAGCGCCTCCAGGTCCGACCAGACGTGTTCGAAGGCGGCCACCTCGGCTGGCTTGTCCAAATACAGCGCTCCGGTGATGTTCTCCAGGTAGACGGTGGTCGGCTCGGTCGACGCCCGGCCGAACGCCTGCGGGAAGCCCAGCAGGACGAAGGTGCCGGTCTCGCTGGCCAGGGGCGGACCGGCGGCGAACGGGAGCACCCGCAGGCTCACGTTCGGCAGCGCGGCCACGTCGAGCAGGTGGCGGAGCTGGCCGGCCATCGCCCGGCGGTCGGGGATGGTGCGCCGCAGCACCGCTTCGCTCAGGACGACCCGCAGCACCGGCGCGGTGGGCAGCCGGCGCACGAGGATGCCCTGTCGCTGCAACCTGACCTCGACAAGCTTCTCCCGCTCCTCCCGCTCAGGGTCGGGTTCTTGCGGCGGAACAACTCGCCGGCGTACTCGCGGGTCTGCAGGAGGCCGGGGATCAGCTCAGCGTCGTATTGCCGCAGGACCGACGCCGACGATTCCAGGCCGACGTACAGCGAGAACCAGGACGGGACGACATCGCCGTACGAATGCCACCATCCTTTGGCGCGAGTCTCCTTCGCCAGACCGGCGACGATGTCTCTCATGTCGTCCGGCACACGGTAGAGAGCGCACATCGCACGGGCGTCCACCACCCGCACGGGGACCAGACCCTTCTCGATGCGCCACACCTTCTGCCGCGAGCAGTCCAGCGCCTCCGCTGCGGCGTCAAGCGTCACCGCGGCGTCCACCCGGAGCTGCGTGAGCAGCCGGCCGAGCTGTCGCCGAGGAACCGTGGACCCGCTTGTTTCATCAGTCATGCAACATCACCGCGCCCCTCCTGCAACATCGAATGTTTCACCCCGCACGCAATTCTTTTCCATTCCGCGTGCGTCAATACGGCCCGAGAGTAGGGCGGCGGGGAGCGTTGCACAAGGGGGCCGGCGTGGAACACGCTGTCACGTATCCGGATCGCGAATAGCGCCAACCGAAATGGCGTTCGGCAGGCCGCCACCAATGCGGGATACGGGCCGGGAAATGTGTCGGAGAGGATGCCGTGGCGCGCGTGTCGTACAACGAATATCTCTTGGTCACCGCGCTCACCCTCGCCCGTCGGCACCGGCCCGTCTGGAGCTGGGCGCGCTGGCGCAGGGTGTGCCGCTGCGGCGCGGAGTTGCCCTGCCGGGCCCGCCACCGCATCCCGATCAACCGCGGGCACTGGCCGACGTGACCGACCTGAAGCCCGGCGACCTCCTGCTGATCGGCGAGGGCTGCTCGGTGCAGTTCTCCGGCGAACGCGCGCTGCGCCTGCGACTGGTGAGTGTGGACACGCGCCCGACGTACGACGGGTGGGTCTGGTTGACCGGCTACGTCCTGAGCGACAAGGACCTGGCAGTCGACAAGCGGGAGGTGTACGTGCGGCGGGCCGGTCTGCGGGTGCTGCGTACCGCCCCTGCGCCGGCCCGGCGGGCCCGGTCTTGACGGCCGTACCCGGGATTGGTGTCAGGAAACGCCCAGGTGGGTATTTCCGGGTGGTACCGCGTGGGTGCCACCCGATTCCGTCGGCCACCACGCATTCATCAGGAGGTGTGTAGTGGTCAGGATTCCTTCGCTGTCCCGCCGGTCCGAGCCGGCGCCGACGCGGGACGAGAACCTCGACGGCCGGATCGACGGCCGCGACACCCCGGTCGCCGACCGGGACAGCAGCACGGCGGTCACCGACACCGACCGGTCCGAGGACGTCACCGGCCGACCGGTGGTCACCGATCGGGACGCCGACCAGACGACGTACCGCAGCACCACGGCGACCGACGACCAGGCCGGCGCGGCCGAGCGGCGTGCCGCGGAGCGCGCGGCCGTGGCCCGGGCCGCCACCGCCCGCCCGCTTGAGGGCGATTCCCGACCCGGCGCCGTCCGGTCGGCCGACACCCCGACCCCGCCGGCCAGCGTCGCGGCGACCGCACCGACTGTCGACCGCACGGCCGAGCGCGACACCGACGTCGACCGGGACCGCACGACCCGGCGACCCGAGCGCGACACTGACCTCGACCGGACGACCGGGCGGCCCGACCCGACGGACCGCGTCGTGACCGACCGCCCGGTCGACCCGACCCCCGGCCACACCGAGCCGGAGCCCCCGGTGACGCGCGGCCCGAAGCCACGGGCCAGCCTGCTCGCCACCCTCGGCCTGATCGTCTCCGTCGCCGGTGCGCTGTTCGTGCTGACCGGCACCCTCGCCGGGTACGGCATCGGGCTCGGCGCGTTCGGCGCGGTGCTCTCGGTGCTCGGGCTGATGGCCACCCGCCGCCGGCACGTCGCCGGCAAGACCGACGCGCTGTTCGGCGTGCTCATCGGGCTCGCGGCGGTGGTGATCGGCGTGCTGGCGATGACCGGTCAGTTCGACTGGCCGACCACCGACGGCGACTGGGTGCCGCGCTTCCGGGAGTGGCTCGACTCACAGTTTGTGGACCGTTTCTAGCGGGCACTGTTCCGCTCGCCGGTGATGCACCGGCGAAAGACCCGGCGGTTCGCCGGCAGCCCGACCACCCGGTGGTTCACCGGCCGGGCGACACCCTTTCAGGGGCGGCGGTTCGCCGCCCCTGAAGTGTTTCCGGGGCCCGGTTCGCCGGGCCCCGAAGCGTTTTCACGACTCCGCTTGCCCTCCACGCAACGAATCGCAGCCCCAGACCGCTCAGACGCAACGAATGTTCGGTCTGCGCAACTCTCGGTGGTGGATCCTGCCGCTGGACCCGCATAGCGTTGAGCAACGGCGCCAGCCCGTGGGCCACGGAGGCCGGGCGCGCCCGACCCCTGGGAGCAGGACAATGACGATGGACGCCACCAGCCAGCGCCTGTTGATGTGCCGGCCGACGTACTTCGCCGTCGACTACGCGATCAACCCGTGGATGGACCCGAGCGCGCCTGTCGACGCCGCGCTTGCCGTCCGCCAGTGGGAGCAGCTGCGCCAGACGTACCTTGACCTGGGCCACACCGTCGAGGAGATCACTCCGGTGCCCGGCCTGCCCGACATGGTCTTCGCCGCCAACGGCGGCACGGTGATCGACGGCAAGGCGATGGCCGTGCAGTTCCGCGACCCGCAGCGCGCCGACGAGGCGCCTGCCTACCGGGCCTGGTTCGAGGCCGCCGGCTTCGAGATGTACGACCCGAAGCACGTCAACGAGGGCGAGGGCGACGTCCTGCTGGCCGGTGACCACCTGCTTGCCGGCACCGGTTTCCGCACCGCCCACGCCGC
The DNA window shown above is from Micromonospora lupini and carries:
- a CDS encoding carboxylate-amine ligase — its product is MTGQLAEASSGTTAGTDVLTVGVEEEFLLVDPHTGAAVPAVDLVLEQVPAELRGQVEREFQTSQIEIGTPPGLELSSIRHSLGVLRKALSDAAERAGVRLLAIGTGPVDGPVPPVVDKPRFDRMIERFRLLVPGPGNNGMHVHVGIPDPETGVQVLNHVRPWLPMLHALTTNSPFSRGEDTGYASWRSVEWERWPSVAPTPWLESHEHYQRLIRQLISSGVMLDEGMLYWYARLSAKYPTVELRIGDVCPTVDDAVLVAALVRALVATAIADVEADRPALRTDHHLLVGAHWRAAHDGLEGDGVDVTTGELRPAWELLDGFVERLRPALEQHGDWAEVSDLLGGLRRHGTGAARQRAVYARTGRLVDVVQDVARQTRG
- a CDS encoding LacI family DNA-binding transcriptional regulator, with translation MVDVARHAGVSLKTVSRVVNDEPVGQELLGRVLAAIAELGFRRNDIARNLRSRQLNATVGLLIEEIANPFYATIASVAAEIAAAHGTMLITASSEEDPERERAVLQDFTQRRVDGLLVVPAGDDHSFLRREVELGMPVVFLDRPPQGLLADAVLLDNRGGGQAGVGALLDEGHLRVGLLLGAPSVPTMRERLVGARAALAAAGVEPDDALVRDRLIAPEDAGRAVAALLDLPDPPTAFFCGNNRLTVGALAELHRRGSDAALVGFDDFELAHLMPRPLRVVGYDTRELARVATERLFHRIAGDDSPPSTTVLPTRLLRRGLTRP
- a CDS encoding YidC/Oxa1 family membrane protein insertase encodes the protein MLAFAPLHSVVGAAGTALSWLTDLLEPFADGTATVAAIVLLTIAVRLLIAPLTVAQVRGERRRAALAPQVRDLQQRYADDPAALQREVFALYRSAGANPIAGCLPLLLQAPFLLVLYRLFATDEGGTGLLDERLAGVPLGHHVSDGLAGAAGPLFVALLALLLVLAWWSSRRARRAQAAVGTVAGTPTEGPGAATLGRLLPLLPFTTVLVALVLPLAALIYLVTTTAWSALEQAVLRRPQQPVALPG
- a CDS encoding DedA family protein; protein product: MAYAQTGDPSEFTGLTGWVAAVIEAMGPVGVALLVALESIVPPIPSEIVLALAGFLSHEGKFNVFVVVLAATAGSLVGALVLYWLGAALGEERLKRWLDRIPLVDRDDLERADRWFERHGRWAVLIGRVVPVVRSLVSVPAGANRMPLGEFVLLTTIGSGVWNALIVGAGYALGSRWQDVARYSDWFNYAIGAVFVVMVVLWVIRKIRRRRTRDDRRSVTAGR
- a CDS encoding DUF6412 domain-containing protein, with translation MPVPLGFLWVAWMSAFAQLTMLADRPADLLAGAALTALVLFTALLAAHVVGQAGAPGVARRWAGLRARARGRRVPRQIDPDAAGRPRPRAPGRPSAA
- a CDS encoding FAD-dependent oxidoreductase translates to MAQRLIVIGGDAAGMSAASQARRRRGSDDLEIVVFERGHFTSYSSCGIPYWISGMVSGPEELIARTPETFRTQYAMDVRMRHEVTAIDLERREVVARDLEGGGEVRERFDDLVYAAGAVPVQPPWADTDAGGVFGMQTLDDGAALRAWLDAEPQPRRAVVIGGGYIGVEMAEALIERGLTVTLVEAGEQPMATVDGDMAELVAEAMRGLGVTIRTSLPVTGLEQRDGRVSAVVTAEGPMPTDVVVLGLGVRPNTALAKAAGFPIGPTGGIRVDRRLRVPGLPGVWAAGDCVETLHRVSGMPVHVPLGTHANKQGRAAGINIGGGYATFPGVIGTAVTKVCDLEVGRTGLREREAEAAGFEFVSVVAESTNRAGYYPGARQMTVKLIAERPSGRLLGAQIVGWSEAAKRIDTLAVALWNGMTVDDMTALDLGYAPPYAPVWDPVLIAARKAVDALAALDR